One region of Danio rerio strain Tuebingen ecotype United States chromosome 5, GRCz12tu, whole genome shotgun sequence genomic DNA includes:
- the slc8a2a gene encoding sodium/calcium exchanger 2a isoform X3, with translation MAPPLLLHLLLLLVSPQVCAGGSAHRDSNSSADGPKKPCFEKVKCQPGILLPVWLPHDPPLAMQAVRAVIYFACLLYMFLGVSIIADRFMAAIEVITSQEKEVTVTGANGEKTVMTVRIWNETVSNLTLMALGSSAPEILLSVIEVCGHGFESGELGPGTIVGSAAFNMFVIIGVCVWVIPDGEVRKIKHLRVFFITASWSIFAYIWLYLILAVISPGVVQVWEALVTLFFFPVCVLMAWIADRRLLFYKYLNKRYRTDKRHGIIVEMEGELAPRGIDAIMGEKYQNNTTSVDMEKNKEPEQDREEVIRILKDLREKHPDKDLDQLIEMANYASMQKQRKSRAFYRVQATRMMIGAGNILKKHAAAEQAKRLAGESTGNDLATCSQISFEQAQYQCTENCGSVSLWVCLRGGTGTRTFHIDYKTENGSANSGDDFENCEGTIIFQPGETRKEIKVGIIDDDVFEEDEHFFVRLSNLREGEGGTNTDGARLVEPLVTTVTILDDDHAGVFAFGQRELCVGECSGVVEVPVNRTSGVRGTVMIPYHTEDGSARQGVDYEQIQGELEFTNEQTSKTLQVRIINMQEYEKRENFYIVLEEPKWLKRGISDLLLNQATPGPEVEEARRIAEKGKPALGEHCKLEVIIEESMAFKVRQGMTPNGVLDAVVIHLPQCENTVDRLLKDTNLAEVLGTHSWREQFIEAVTVSAGEADEEGGEPQPPSCCDYFMHAVTVFWKILFAFVPPTEYWNGWACFIVSILVIGLLTAVIGDLASHFGCTVGLRDTVTAVVFVALGTSIPDTFASKVAATQDQYADASVGNVTGSNAVNVFLGIGVAWSVSAVYWEVKGQVFYVDPGSLAFSVTLFTIFAFINIGVLMLRRRPSVGGELGGPKVMKVLTSMLYVGLWLLYITFSSLEAYCHITGF, from the exons ATGGCTCCTcctctcctcctccacctcctgcTTCTCCTGGTCTCTCCACAGGTGTGTGCGGGTGGCAGTGCTCACAGGGACAGCAACAGTAGTGCTGATGGACCCAAGAAACCCTGCTTTGAGAAAGTCAAGTGTCAGCCAGGGATTCTGCTTCCTGTGTGGCTGCCGCATGACCCCCCACTGGCAATGCAGGCCGTACGAGCCGTGATCTACTTTGCATGTCTTCTCTACATGTTTCTGGGCGTCTCCATCATCGCTGACCGCTTCATGGCTGCCATCGAGGTCATCACGTCACAG GAGAAAGAAGTGACTGTGACCGGTGCAAATGGAGAGAAGACCGTAATGACTGTAAGAATCTGGAATGAAACGGTCTCCAACCTCACTCTAATGGCTTTAGGTTCATCAGCGCCTGAGATCCTTCTGTCTGTAATAGAG GTATGTGGACATGGCTTTGAGTCTGGAGAACTGGGTCCTGGCACTATAGTGGGCAGTGCTGCGTTTAACATGTTTGTGAtcattggagtgtgtgtgtgggtgattcCTGACGGAGAGGTGAGGAAGATTAAACACCTCAGAGTCTTCTTCATCACTGCATCCTGGAGCATCTTCGCCTATATTTGGCTCTACCTCATCCTGGCAGTCATAAGCCCTGGCGTTGTACag gtcTGGGAGGCTCTGGTCACTCTATTCTTCTTCCCTGTCTGTGTCCTAATGGCATGGATTGCTGACCGGCGCCTGCTCTTTTACAAGTACTTGAACAAGCGCTACCGTACAGATAAACGTCATGGTATCATTGTGGAGATGGAAGGGGAACTGGCACCCAGAGGCATTGATGCGATTATGGGAGAAAAATATCAAAACAACACCACAAGCGTTGATATGGAGAAAAATAAAGAACCTGAACAGGACAGAGAGGAG GTCATCCGCATACTTAAAGACCTGAGAGAGAAGCATCCTGACAAAGACCTGGATCAGCTGATTGAGATGGCAAACTATGCCAGCATGCAGAAACAGCGCAAGAGCCGGGCCTTTTACCGAGTGCAGGCTACACGCATGATGATCGGCGCTGGGAACATCCTGAAGAAACATGCTGCAGCTGAACAAGCGAAGAGATTGGCTGGAGAGTCGACTGGGAATGACCTGGCCACCtgttctcagatcagctttgagcAGGCGCAGTACCAGTGCACCGAGAACTGTGGTAGCGTGAGTCTGTGGGTTTGTTTACGGGGAGGAACCGGCACCAGAACCTTCCACATCGATTACAAGACTGAGAACGGCTCCGCCAACTCTGGGGACGATTTTGAAAATTGTGAAGGAACGATTATATTTCAGCCTGGAGAAACACGCAAAGAAATAAAG GTGGGCATTATTGATGATGACGTGTTTGAGGAAGATGAACACTTCTTTGTGCGTCTTTCGAATCTGCGAGAGGGAGAGGGTGGGACCAACACTGACGGTGCCCGGCTGGTTGAACCTTTAGTTACTACGGTAACCATTCTGGACGATGACCATGCTGGAGTTTTTGCCTTTGGTCAGCGGGAGCTTTGTGTGGGTGAATGTTCGGGTGTGGTGGAGGTGCCGGTGAACCGAACGTCAGGTGTGCGCGGGACTGTGATGATTCCCTATCACACAGAGGACGGCTCTGCGCGACAGGGGGTTGACTATGAGCAAATACAAGGAGAGCTGGAGTTCACCAATGAGCAGACAAG TAAGACACTTCAGGTGCGCATCATTAACATGCAGGAATATGAGAAGCGAGAGAATTTCTACATTGTCCTTGAAGAGCCCAAATGGCTCAAGAGAGGCATCTCAG ATCTGCTGTTAAACCAGG CCACCCCTGGTCCAGAAGTGGAGGAGGCCAGACGTATAGCCGAGAAGGGGAAGCCTGCTCTAGGAGAACACTGCAAGCTAGAGGTCATTATAGAGGAGAGTATGGCCTTCAAG GTCCGACAGGGAATGACCCCTAATGGAGTCTTAGATGCGGTAGTAATCCACTTGCCTCAGTGTGAA AATACTGTAGACCGTCTACTGAAGGATACTAACCTTGCTGAAGTACTTGGCACACACTCCTGGAGAGAACAGTTCATCGAGGCGGTAACAGTCAGCGCAG GGGAAGCTGATGAAGAAGGAGGTGAACCTCAGCCGCCGTCATGCTGTGATTATTTCATGCATGCAGTCACGGTGTTCTGGAAGATTCTGTTTGCCTTCGTTCCACCCACTGAATACTGGAACGGCTGGGCCTGCTTTATTGTATCCATTCTGGTCATCGGGCTGCTAACTGCTGTCATTGGAGACTTGGCATCCCATTTTGGCTGCACTGTAGGCCTCCGGGACACTGTCACTGCTGTGGTGTTTGTTGCTTTGGGAACCTCCATACCAG ACACATTCGCAAGTAAAGTCGCTGCTACACAGGATCAATATGCTGATGCTTCAGTAGGAAATGTGACCGGTAGCAATGCGGTGAATGTTTTTCTCGGGATTGGTGTGGCCTGGTCAGTTTCTGCTGTTTACTGGGAAGTCAAAGGTCAGGTGTTTTATGTAGACCCCGGTTCGCTTGCATTCTCAGTCACACTCTTCACCATCTTTGCCTTCATTAATATCGGCGTGCTGATGCTTCGGCGGCGGCCATCGGTAGGTGGAGAGCTGGGTGGACCTAAAGTGATGAAGGTCCTGACTTCAATGTTGTACGTCGGTTTGTGGCTCCTCTATATCACGTTCTCCAGCTTAGAGGCCTACTGTCATATTACTGGATTCTGA
- the slc8a2a gene encoding sodium/calcium exchanger 2a isoform X9 — MQAVRAVIYFACLLYMFLGVSIIADRFMAAIEVITSQEKEVTVTGANGEKTVMTVRIWNETVSNLTLMALGSSAPEILLSVIEVCGHGFESGELGPGTIVGSAAFNMFVIIGVCVWVIPDGEVRKIKHLRVFFITASWSIFAYIWLYLILAVISPGVVQVWEALVTLFFFPVCVLMAWIADRRLLFYKYLNKRYRTDKRHGIIVEMEGELAPRGIDAIMGEKYQNNTTSVDMEKNKEPEQDREEVIRILKDLREKHPDKDLDQLIEMANYASMQKQRKSRAFYRVQATRMMIGAGNILKKHAAAEQAKRLAGESTGNDLATCSQISFEQAQYQCTENCGSVSLWVCLRGGTGTRTFHIDYKTENGSANSGDDFENCEGTIIFQPGETRKEIKVGIIDDDVFEEDEHFFVRLSNLREGEGGTNTDGARLVEPLVTTVTILDDDHAGVFAFGQRELCVGECSGVVEVPVNRTSGVRGTVMIPYHTEDGSARQGVDYEQIQGELEFTNEQTSKTLQVRIINMQEYEKRENFYIVLEEPKWLKRGISDLLLNQATPGPEVEEARRIAEKGKPALGEHCKLEVIIEESMAFKVRQGMTPNGVLDAVVIHLPQCENTVDRLLKDTNLAEVLGTHSWREQFIEAVTVSAGEADEEGGEPQPPSCCDYFMHAVTVFWKILFAFVPPTEYWNGWACFIVSILVIGLLTAVIGDLASHFGCTVGLRDTVTAVVFVALGTSIPDTFASKVAATQDQYADASVGNVTGSNAVNVFLGIGVAWSVSAVYWEVKGQVFYVDPGSLAFSVTLFTIFAFINIGVLMLRRRPSVGGELGGPKVMKVLTSMLYVGLWLLYITFSSLEAYCHITGF, encoded by the exons ATGCAGGCCGTACGAGCCGTGATCTACTTTGCATGTCTTCTCTACATGTTTCTGGGCGTCTCCATCATCGCTGACCGCTTCATGGCTGCCATCGAGGTCATCACGTCACAG GAGAAAGAAGTGACTGTGACCGGTGCAAATGGAGAGAAGACCGTAATGACTGTAAGAATCTGGAATGAAACGGTCTCCAACCTCACTCTAATGGCTTTAGGTTCATCAGCGCCTGAGATCCTTCTGTCTGTAATAGAG GTATGTGGACATGGCTTTGAGTCTGGAGAACTGGGTCCTGGCACTATAGTGGGCAGTGCTGCGTTTAACATGTTTGTGAtcattggagtgtgtgtgtgggtgattcCTGACGGAGAGGTGAGGAAGATTAAACACCTCAGAGTCTTCTTCATCACTGCATCCTGGAGCATCTTCGCCTATATTTGGCTCTACCTCATCCTGGCAGTCATAAGCCCTGGCGTTGTACag gtcTGGGAGGCTCTGGTCACTCTATTCTTCTTCCCTGTCTGTGTCCTAATGGCATGGATTGCTGACCGGCGCCTGCTCTTTTACAAGTACTTGAACAAGCGCTACCGTACAGATAAACGTCATGGTATCATTGTGGAGATGGAAGGGGAACTGGCACCCAGAGGCATTGATGCGATTATGGGAGAAAAATATCAAAACAACACCACAAGCGTTGATATGGAGAAAAATAAAGAACCTGAACAGGACAGAGAGGAG GTCATCCGCATACTTAAAGACCTGAGAGAGAAGCATCCTGACAAAGACCTGGATCAGCTGATTGAGATGGCAAACTATGCCAGCATGCAGAAACAGCGCAAGAGCCGGGCCTTTTACCGAGTGCAGGCTACACGCATGATGATCGGCGCTGGGAACATCCTGAAGAAACATGCTGCAGCTGAACAAGCGAAGAGATTGGCTGGAGAGTCGACTGGGAATGACCTGGCCACCtgttctcagatcagctttgagcAGGCGCAGTACCAGTGCACCGAGAACTGTGGTAGCGTGAGTCTGTGGGTTTGTTTACGGGGAGGAACCGGCACCAGAACCTTCCACATCGATTACAAGACTGAGAACGGCTCCGCCAACTCTGGGGACGATTTTGAAAATTGTGAAGGAACGATTATATTTCAGCCTGGAGAAACACGCAAAGAAATAAAG GTGGGCATTATTGATGATGACGTGTTTGAGGAAGATGAACACTTCTTTGTGCGTCTTTCGAATCTGCGAGAGGGAGAGGGTGGGACCAACACTGACGGTGCCCGGCTGGTTGAACCTTTAGTTACTACGGTAACCATTCTGGACGATGACCATGCTGGAGTTTTTGCCTTTGGTCAGCGGGAGCTTTGTGTGGGTGAATGTTCGGGTGTGGTGGAGGTGCCGGTGAACCGAACGTCAGGTGTGCGCGGGACTGTGATGATTCCCTATCACACAGAGGACGGCTCTGCGCGACAGGGGGTTGACTATGAGCAAATACAAGGAGAGCTGGAGTTCACCAATGAGCAGACAAG TAAGACACTTCAGGTGCGCATCATTAACATGCAGGAATATGAGAAGCGAGAGAATTTCTACATTGTCCTTGAAGAGCCCAAATGGCTCAAGAGAGGCATCTCAG ATCTGCTGTTAAACCAGG CCACCCCTGGTCCAGAAGTGGAGGAGGCCAGACGTATAGCCGAGAAGGGGAAGCCTGCTCTAGGAGAACACTGCAAGCTAGAGGTCATTATAGAGGAGAGTATGGCCTTCAAG GTCCGACAGGGAATGACCCCTAATGGAGTCTTAGATGCGGTAGTAATCCACTTGCCTCAGTGTGAA AATACTGTAGACCGTCTACTGAAGGATACTAACCTTGCTGAAGTACTTGGCACACACTCCTGGAGAGAACAGTTCATCGAGGCGGTAACAGTCAGCGCAG GGGAAGCTGATGAAGAAGGAGGTGAACCTCAGCCGCCGTCATGCTGTGATTATTTCATGCATGCAGTCACGGTGTTCTGGAAGATTCTGTTTGCCTTCGTTCCACCCACTGAATACTGGAACGGCTGGGCCTGCTTTATTGTATCCATTCTGGTCATCGGGCTGCTAACTGCTGTCATTGGAGACTTGGCATCCCATTTTGGCTGCACTGTAGGCCTCCGGGACACTGTCACTGCTGTGGTGTTTGTTGCTTTGGGAACCTCCATACCAG ACACATTCGCAAGTAAAGTCGCTGCTACACAGGATCAATATGCTGATGCTTCAGTAGGAAATGTGACCGGTAGCAATGCGGTGAATGTTTTTCTCGGGATTGGTGTGGCCTGGTCAGTTTCTGCTGTTTACTGGGAAGTCAAAGGTCAGGTGTTTTATGTAGACCCCGGTTCGCTTGCATTCTCAGTCACACTCTTCACCATCTTTGCCTTCATTAATATCGGCGTGCTGATGCTTCGGCGGCGGCCATCGGTAGGTGGAGAGCTGGGTGGACCTAAAGTGATGAAGGTCCTGACTTCAATGTTGTACGTCGGTTTGTGGCTCCTCTATATCACGTTCTCCAGCTTAGAGGCCTACTGTCATATTACTGGATTCTGA
- the slc8a2a gene encoding sodium/calcium exchanger 2a isoform X11, giving the protein MQAVRAVIYFACLLYMFLGVSIIADRFMAAIEVITSQEKEVTVTGANGEKTVMTVRIWNETVSNLTLMALGSSAPEILLSVIEVCGHGFESGELGPGTIVGSAAFNMFVIIGVCVWVIPDGEVRKIKHLRVFFITASWSIFAYIWLYLILAVISPGVVQVWEALVTLFFFPVCVLMAWIADRRLLFYKYLNKRYRTDKRHGIIVEMEGELAPRGIDAIMGEKYQNNTTSVDMEKNKEPEQDREEVIRILKDLREKHPDKDLDQLIEMANYASMQKQRKSRAFYRVQATRMMIGAGNILKKHAAAEQAKRLAGESTGNDLATCSQISFEQAQYQCTENCGSVSLWVCLRGGTGTRTFHIDYKTENGSANSGDDFENCEGTIIFQPGETRKEIKVGIIDDDVFEEDEHFFVRLSNLREGEGGTNTDGARLVEPLVTTVTILDDDHAGVFAFGQRELCVGECSGVVEVPVNRTSGVRGTVMIPYHTEDGSARQGVDYEQIQGELEFTNEQTSKTLQVRIINMQEYEKRENFYIVLEEPKWLKRGISDLLLNQATPGPEVEEARRIAEKGKPALGEHCKLEVIIEESMAFKVRQGMTPNGVLDANTVDRLLKDTNLAEVLGTHSWREQFIEAVTVSAGEADEEGGEPQPPSCCDYFMHAVTVFWKILFAFVPPTEYWNGWACFIVSILVIGLLTAVIGDLASHFGCTVGLRDTVTAVVFVALGTSIPDTFASKVAATQDQYADASVGNVTGSNAVNVFLGIGVAWSVSAVYWEVKGQVFYVDPGSLAFSVTLFTIFAFINIGVLMLRRRPSVGGELGGPKVMKVLTSMLYVGLWLLYITFSSLEAYCHITGF; this is encoded by the exons ATGCAGGCCGTACGAGCCGTGATCTACTTTGCATGTCTTCTCTACATGTTTCTGGGCGTCTCCATCATCGCTGACCGCTTCATGGCTGCCATCGAGGTCATCACGTCACAG GAGAAAGAAGTGACTGTGACCGGTGCAAATGGAGAGAAGACCGTAATGACTGTAAGAATCTGGAATGAAACGGTCTCCAACCTCACTCTAATGGCTTTAGGTTCATCAGCGCCTGAGATCCTTCTGTCTGTAATAGAG GTATGTGGACATGGCTTTGAGTCTGGAGAACTGGGTCCTGGCACTATAGTGGGCAGTGCTGCGTTTAACATGTTTGTGAtcattggagtgtgtgtgtgggtgattcCTGACGGAGAGGTGAGGAAGATTAAACACCTCAGAGTCTTCTTCATCACTGCATCCTGGAGCATCTTCGCCTATATTTGGCTCTACCTCATCCTGGCAGTCATAAGCCCTGGCGTTGTACag gtcTGGGAGGCTCTGGTCACTCTATTCTTCTTCCCTGTCTGTGTCCTAATGGCATGGATTGCTGACCGGCGCCTGCTCTTTTACAAGTACTTGAACAAGCGCTACCGTACAGATAAACGTCATGGTATCATTGTGGAGATGGAAGGGGAACTGGCACCCAGAGGCATTGATGCGATTATGGGAGAAAAATATCAAAACAACACCACAAGCGTTGATATGGAGAAAAATAAAGAACCTGAACAGGACAGAGAGGAG GTCATCCGCATACTTAAAGACCTGAGAGAGAAGCATCCTGACAAAGACCTGGATCAGCTGATTGAGATGGCAAACTATGCCAGCATGCAGAAACAGCGCAAGAGCCGGGCCTTTTACCGAGTGCAGGCTACACGCATGATGATCGGCGCTGGGAACATCCTGAAGAAACATGCTGCAGCTGAACAAGCGAAGAGATTGGCTGGAGAGTCGACTGGGAATGACCTGGCCACCtgttctcagatcagctttgagcAGGCGCAGTACCAGTGCACCGAGAACTGTGGTAGCGTGAGTCTGTGGGTTTGTTTACGGGGAGGAACCGGCACCAGAACCTTCCACATCGATTACAAGACTGAGAACGGCTCCGCCAACTCTGGGGACGATTTTGAAAATTGTGAAGGAACGATTATATTTCAGCCTGGAGAAACACGCAAAGAAATAAAG GTGGGCATTATTGATGATGACGTGTTTGAGGAAGATGAACACTTCTTTGTGCGTCTTTCGAATCTGCGAGAGGGAGAGGGTGGGACCAACACTGACGGTGCCCGGCTGGTTGAACCTTTAGTTACTACGGTAACCATTCTGGACGATGACCATGCTGGAGTTTTTGCCTTTGGTCAGCGGGAGCTTTGTGTGGGTGAATGTTCGGGTGTGGTGGAGGTGCCGGTGAACCGAACGTCAGGTGTGCGCGGGACTGTGATGATTCCCTATCACACAGAGGACGGCTCTGCGCGACAGGGGGTTGACTATGAGCAAATACAAGGAGAGCTGGAGTTCACCAATGAGCAGACAAG TAAGACACTTCAGGTGCGCATCATTAACATGCAGGAATATGAGAAGCGAGAGAATTTCTACATTGTCCTTGAAGAGCCCAAATGGCTCAAGAGAGGCATCTCAG ATCTGCTGTTAAACCAGG CCACCCCTGGTCCAGAAGTGGAGGAGGCCAGACGTATAGCCGAGAAGGGGAAGCCTGCTCTAGGAGAACACTGCAAGCTAGAGGTCATTATAGAGGAGAGTATGGCCTTCAAG GTCCGACAGGGAATGACCCCTAATGGAGTCTTAGATGCG AATACTGTAGACCGTCTACTGAAGGATACTAACCTTGCTGAAGTACTTGGCACACACTCCTGGAGAGAACAGTTCATCGAGGCGGTAACAGTCAGCGCAG GGGAAGCTGATGAAGAAGGAGGTGAACCTCAGCCGCCGTCATGCTGTGATTATTTCATGCATGCAGTCACGGTGTTCTGGAAGATTCTGTTTGCCTTCGTTCCACCCACTGAATACTGGAACGGCTGGGCCTGCTTTATTGTATCCATTCTGGTCATCGGGCTGCTAACTGCTGTCATTGGAGACTTGGCATCCCATTTTGGCTGCACTGTAGGCCTCCGGGACACTGTCACTGCTGTGGTGTTTGTTGCTTTGGGAACCTCCATACCAG ACACATTCGCAAGTAAAGTCGCTGCTACACAGGATCAATATGCTGATGCTTCAGTAGGAAATGTGACCGGTAGCAATGCGGTGAATGTTTTTCTCGGGATTGGTGTGGCCTGGTCAGTTTCTGCTGTTTACTGGGAAGTCAAAGGTCAGGTGTTTTATGTAGACCCCGGTTCGCTTGCATTCTCAGTCACACTCTTCACCATCTTTGCCTTCATTAATATCGGCGTGCTGATGCTTCGGCGGCGGCCATCGGTAGGTGGAGAGCTGGGTGGACCTAAAGTGATGAAGGTCCTGACTTCAATGTTGTACGTCGGTTTGTGGCTCCTCTATATCACGTTCTCCAGCTTAGAGGCCTACTGTCATATTACTGGATTCTGA
- the slc8a2a gene encoding sodium/calcium exchanger 2a isoform X13, protein MQAVRAVIYFACLLYMFLGVSIIADRFMAAIEVITSQEKEVTVTGANGEKTVMTVRIWNETVSNLTLMALGSSAPEILLSVIEVCGHGFESGELGPGTIVGSAAFNMFVIIGVCVWVIPDGEVRKIKHLRVFFITASWSIFAYIWLYLILAVISPGVVQVWEALVTLFFFPVCVLMAWIADRRLLFYKYLNKRYRTDKRHGIIVEMEGELAPRGIDAIMGEKYQNNTTSVDMEKNKEPEQDREEVIRILKDLREKHPDKDLDQLIEMANYASMQKQRKSRAFYRVQATRMMIGAGNILKKHAAAEQAKRLAGESTGNDLATCSQISFEQAQYQCTENCGSVSLWVCLRGGTGTRTFHIDYKTENGSANSGDDFENCEGTIIFQPGETRKEIKVGIIDDDVFEEDEHFFVRLSNLREGEGGTNTDGARLVEPLVTTVTILDDDHAGVFAFGQRELCVGECSGVVEVPVNRTSGVRGTVMIPYHTEDGSARQGVDYEQIQGELEFTNEQTSKTLQVRIINMQEYEKRENFYIVLEEPKWLKRGISDLLLNQATPGPEVEEARRIAEKGKPALGEHCKLEVIIEESMAFKNTVDRLLKDTNLAEVLGTHSWREQFIEAVTVSAGEADEEGGEPQPPSCCDYFMHAVTVFWKILFAFVPPTEYWNGWACFIVSILVIGLLTAVIGDLASHFGCTVGLRDTVTAVVFVALGTSIPDTFASKVAATQDQYADASVGNVTGSNAVNVFLGIGVAWSVSAVYWEVKGQVFYVDPGSLAFSVTLFTIFAFINIGVLMLRRRPSVGGELGGPKVMKVLTSMLYVGLWLLYITFSSLEAYCHITGF, encoded by the exons ATGCAGGCCGTACGAGCCGTGATCTACTTTGCATGTCTTCTCTACATGTTTCTGGGCGTCTCCATCATCGCTGACCGCTTCATGGCTGCCATCGAGGTCATCACGTCACAG GAGAAAGAAGTGACTGTGACCGGTGCAAATGGAGAGAAGACCGTAATGACTGTAAGAATCTGGAATGAAACGGTCTCCAACCTCACTCTAATGGCTTTAGGTTCATCAGCGCCTGAGATCCTTCTGTCTGTAATAGAG GTATGTGGACATGGCTTTGAGTCTGGAGAACTGGGTCCTGGCACTATAGTGGGCAGTGCTGCGTTTAACATGTTTGTGAtcattggagtgtgtgtgtgggtgattcCTGACGGAGAGGTGAGGAAGATTAAACACCTCAGAGTCTTCTTCATCACTGCATCCTGGAGCATCTTCGCCTATATTTGGCTCTACCTCATCCTGGCAGTCATAAGCCCTGGCGTTGTACag gtcTGGGAGGCTCTGGTCACTCTATTCTTCTTCCCTGTCTGTGTCCTAATGGCATGGATTGCTGACCGGCGCCTGCTCTTTTACAAGTACTTGAACAAGCGCTACCGTACAGATAAACGTCATGGTATCATTGTGGAGATGGAAGGGGAACTGGCACCCAGAGGCATTGATGCGATTATGGGAGAAAAATATCAAAACAACACCACAAGCGTTGATATGGAGAAAAATAAAGAACCTGAACAGGACAGAGAGGAG GTCATCCGCATACTTAAAGACCTGAGAGAGAAGCATCCTGACAAAGACCTGGATCAGCTGATTGAGATGGCAAACTATGCCAGCATGCAGAAACAGCGCAAGAGCCGGGCCTTTTACCGAGTGCAGGCTACACGCATGATGATCGGCGCTGGGAACATCCTGAAGAAACATGCTGCAGCTGAACAAGCGAAGAGATTGGCTGGAGAGTCGACTGGGAATGACCTGGCCACCtgttctcagatcagctttgagcAGGCGCAGTACCAGTGCACCGAGAACTGTGGTAGCGTGAGTCTGTGGGTTTGTTTACGGGGAGGAACCGGCACCAGAACCTTCCACATCGATTACAAGACTGAGAACGGCTCCGCCAACTCTGGGGACGATTTTGAAAATTGTGAAGGAACGATTATATTTCAGCCTGGAGAAACACGCAAAGAAATAAAG GTGGGCATTATTGATGATGACGTGTTTGAGGAAGATGAACACTTCTTTGTGCGTCTTTCGAATCTGCGAGAGGGAGAGGGTGGGACCAACACTGACGGTGCCCGGCTGGTTGAACCTTTAGTTACTACGGTAACCATTCTGGACGATGACCATGCTGGAGTTTTTGCCTTTGGTCAGCGGGAGCTTTGTGTGGGTGAATGTTCGGGTGTGGTGGAGGTGCCGGTGAACCGAACGTCAGGTGTGCGCGGGACTGTGATGATTCCCTATCACACAGAGGACGGCTCTGCGCGACAGGGGGTTGACTATGAGCAAATACAAGGAGAGCTGGAGTTCACCAATGAGCAGACAAG TAAGACACTTCAGGTGCGCATCATTAACATGCAGGAATATGAGAAGCGAGAGAATTTCTACATTGTCCTTGAAGAGCCCAAATGGCTCAAGAGAGGCATCTCAG ATCTGCTGTTAAACCAGG CCACCCCTGGTCCAGAAGTGGAGGAGGCCAGACGTATAGCCGAGAAGGGGAAGCCTGCTCTAGGAGAACACTGCAAGCTAGAGGTCATTATAGAGGAGAGTATGGCCTTCAAG AATACTGTAGACCGTCTACTGAAGGATACTAACCTTGCTGAAGTACTTGGCACACACTCCTGGAGAGAACAGTTCATCGAGGCGGTAACAGTCAGCGCAG GGGAAGCTGATGAAGAAGGAGGTGAACCTCAGCCGCCGTCATGCTGTGATTATTTCATGCATGCAGTCACGGTGTTCTGGAAGATTCTGTTTGCCTTCGTTCCACCCACTGAATACTGGAACGGCTGGGCCTGCTTTATTGTATCCATTCTGGTCATCGGGCTGCTAACTGCTGTCATTGGAGACTTGGCATCCCATTTTGGCTGCACTGTAGGCCTCCGGGACACTGTCACTGCTGTGGTGTTTGTTGCTTTGGGAACCTCCATACCAG ACACATTCGCAAGTAAAGTCGCTGCTACACAGGATCAATATGCTGATGCTTCAGTAGGAAATGTGACCGGTAGCAATGCGGTGAATGTTTTTCTCGGGATTGGTGTGGCCTGGTCAGTTTCTGCTGTTTACTGGGAAGTCAAAGGTCAGGTGTTTTATGTAGACCCCGGTTCGCTTGCATTCTCAGTCACACTCTTCACCATCTTTGCCTTCATTAATATCGGCGTGCTGATGCTTCGGCGGCGGCCATCGGTAGGTGGAGAGCTGGGTGGACCTAAAGTGATGAAGGTCCTGACTTCAATGTTGTACGTCGGTTTGTGGCTCCTCTATATCACGTTCTCCAGCTTAGAGGCCTACTGTCATATTACTGGATTCTGA